The following DNA comes from Miscanthus floridulus cultivar M001 chromosome 5, ASM1932011v1, whole genome shotgun sequence.
GATAAGACAGCACGAGTGCATCTTAGGCACGGCTGCTCTGTTTTCTTCAGTTTACTTTTGTTGTATATATATCCCAactaaggtcttgtttggatgtgcatgtattcatctcaatccacatgtgttgaagtggattggagtgtaattaaactaaattccattccattccactccaacacatgtggattgaggtggatacacaTACATCCAAACAAGTCCTAAGTAAACAGTTACTTGGCTGGGTTCTCAAGAATACTGTATGATCAATGTGCACGTTGTTTGCGTTGCAGACACAGTCTCATGTCCTCGTTACTTCCTTGGTCCTAAGCTGGTCCATCACTGAGGTACGTACATACTAACTGCAACAGATGTTGAGTATATATATCACCTTCAGTACCCCTGAGTTCCTAAAgtaaaaaatagaagaaaaaaagTTGCATGTTGTGAAGTTTCTCATGATGATATTAATGTCAAAACATAGTGCCGCCTCCATTTCAGAGTATACTTTACTGCTGTGGATTGCAGGTCATCAGATATTCTTTCTTTGGTTTGAAGGAGGCATTTGGAATTACACCTTTCTGGCTCCTATGGCTCAGGTTGGTACAAGTTCTGAATACATCCATCCCACTGTTCCACAGAGACTTGAAAGAAATCGTGATACACCCTTTTGCAATTTCTGTTTAAATTGAATCACTACCTGTTATTTTCCCAACCTTTTGAAGGTACTCCACGTTCACTGTACTGTATCCTATTGGGCTTATCAGTGAGGTCGGCTTAATCTTCACTGCCATGCCTCACATGAAGGTAAGTGAACTGAAGAAACCAGAAGCCCATGTTGCTCAAGCTCAACTGCTCAACTGGGTAACGAGTTTGACCTATCTTGGCAACAACTTTAATTTGCAGGGGAGATCCTTCTACATCTGTGCTGGATTAACCAGTCTCTATATTCCAGGTGCCCCTCCGTCTCTATCTCTATGTCTTCATCCAAGCAAAGTAGGATCTGACATGACACACTGCTGCTTCTGCTTCTTTTGGCTCTCAGGATTCCCATACTTGTACCGTTACATGCTCGCCCAGAGGAAGAAGGTCCTGTCCAAGGCGAAAACCGCGTAATGCTCCAGACGAACCTCACTGTCACAGAGTAACCAGTGTGGTTGTACACTTGTACTGTGCCATGGCTCTTATCAGGTGGCAATAACAGTGTGGTTGTACTGTAATACCAGGGAATACTGAATATATAGCTCTTCCATGGGTGAAAGAAAATAAAATCATATATAAGTGGATACTTTTTTGTGCGTACAAAGCTTTTCGGTTTTCGGTGTTGATGCTCGGCTTTCAGATCAGGTCTTGTTCCCTCCAATTTTTACCGCAAAAAAAAACAGAGATAAAGTTTCTGTTAATGGAGTCACTTGACATGAATAGCAAGAAGCAAGAAGGATACAGTCACCATTTGCTTCAGGCAAATATGTATGCAGCGACTACTCTCTGTCAGCTGGAAAGAAAAGGAGGTGAGAAGGGTAGGCAGAGATCAGATTCAGTGATGAAAGGAGTGGAACTGAAAAGGGCAAGGTAAAATAATAAACATTCTGAATCATCGTATCTTGGATCTGATGGCTGTAGTATCTCTACTATAATtgaccaatcaaaattatactagaTCTCCCCAGGAAAACGTTTCTTTCATCAGTTGATTTATTTTAGTTTTGTGATTTATTTTCTAGACAccaccgtagcgttagcatgggCACTGTACTATGTCTTGCAAGAAAATAAATCAACTGATGAATCACAAAACTAAAATAAATCACAAACAAAACTAATGAAACCAAAGGTAAAAGATAAAAATACCTGCGCATCAATTAAAGACGGGAGGAATTAATAGGACACTGCATTGAAACCAAAGGTAAAAGATAAAAATACCTAATCTTTGTGATAGAAACCATTTTAATAAGACATAGTAAGCTTAGagccctctctcctctctccaccACCTTAGTATTTAGCCTGCTTATAGTTAATTTATTGGGAGTACTCCACAAAATCCTCAAAGTAAATTGTGTTATTCACCTTTTAATTTATTGTTGTAAAATGGCATTCAGAATCAGCATACTGTTTTCAAAGTTCCTTTATTTAAATTGAACCACCAATCTGGCGAAAGGAACCTTGAGAGGAGCCTCAGAACGCAGAGTTTGAAACAGTACTGTCTTCCCACTCCCCATAGGTACCGAGATAACCATGTTCACATCTGAGAAGAAGCACACATACATGGAAGCACTCACTTTGCAAGGAAGTGAAGTATCTGCAGAGAAACCAAAACATTACTTCGATCACTAAATCCCACCCCTACACCAGTCTCTCAATATTACTTTATATTCCCCCAACAATTCCAAATTCCATTAACCAACCATTACAATCTCATGCAATGATGCAATACGCGAGACTACTACACAATTGGAACCATGTCCAATCGCACAACTGAACAAAGACAATAGTGCAGAAACACAGTGTATAAACAGCAAAAATCGAACGGGTAGCTTGATAATAATCAATAAATTAGCGCACGGGTCGCACCTGAACATGAACACGGAGCAGAATGGCAGGGGCAGGTCGGAGACATAGCGTATCACGTACGGATCGGCGAGAGATCCCATCCTTGATTGGGCAACCTGACATCAAATTGGATTAGGATAGACATCAAATTGCTCATCACTTGTCACTTGTATGTAAGCGGATACTGTTCAGCAATCTGTGCATACGATAGCAAATGGCAGGTGTGGAACTTCGATCTGCTTACTCTGAGTGCACATTGGATTTCAGATAGGCAATCAAATTGAACTTGTGTACCTTTTCTCTTTTCCCAGCCGGTGGAAAGCAAGCAAGGGTATTTTGTAGGGAAGTTTTGGTATTTGGTTATGCTAGCTAGCACTACTAAATCACAACACTTCTAAATGAAATATGATGCCCCTCATTGATAACAACAACTAAAGGGGATTTGGACATTGCATTCAAGATTCATTCCCCATGGCCCAAGCTACCTTTGAATTCTGCTGACGCGCGGTGATCACATAGCTAGCTCTCGGAGATTCTGAGGAGCTCCTCCAGGTACTCAGCACCGAGGTCCTCCAGCTCCACGACGAAGCGCTGCTGCTCagctgccgcggcggcggcggcgttcttgACCTTGCTCGTGCTCGACACCGCGTCGTTCGctgacgccgccgccaccagaaGCTCGGATTTCTTGCGCCGCTTCCTCTTGGAGTGTCAGGACTTGAGCGCCAGCGCGGGCGAGCCTCCCGCGGAGGCACCAGCCCCGCCACCGCCCAGCGCGAGCACTCGGAGTGACTCCTGCGCGCACTCCACGGGGAAGTTGAGCGCGGCGACGGAGCCCTAGGCAGACACGGCCGCCTAGTCATAGGCCATCGCGGCGGCCTCGGCGTTGTCGAAGTTCCGCCGCTCTCCTCCCCCACTGCCACTTCCGCACCCTGATGAACGCGCCCTTGCTAGGCGCCGCCTGCCTCACGTCGGCAACCGCCGGCACAGAGGCCTCGTCATCCGCGGCGCGCCAGGGCAGGCGCGACCGGAGCTGTGGGTGAGGAGAGGTCTCGTGTGGGTTTGTGATCTGGGAATCCGAGGAGTCACGATTCTGGGAAGGCGGAGGAGGGAGGAGTTGCGGCGCTGGGGAAGGAGGGGCACGCGATCGAGCCGACGACAGCTAGGGAGGCGGCCCGAGCGTTATCTTTTCGGAAGAAAGTAAAAAATGGACGCGGGGGCGCGGGACAGGCAGGGAATCGAACCCTGGATGCGTTGCGCGGTGTCTGCGTTTGAAGCCTGCGTGCGTGGGATGAAGGGCCTAGCATCACACATTCGACGTCAGCCGTCGGATAAGTTTGGGTGTTTTATTAGCTCTTGATTTTAAATAAGATGAATTACTGTGTGTATTTTTTTGGGTGTAAAATGGTTGGAGGTTTTCAGCGGGATACGTTTTCTTGGGAAGAtctagtataattttgattgatTCATTATAGTAGAGATTAGCGAGCTAGCAAagtgtttagtttttttttccttttgaagTCTTCCTTCAGTTCAATCTTTTGTTACTAATCGACGACTGAAAAGTTGCTTATAAAGTAGCCTTCAACATTTGGCTGATACGGCGGTGGGGCTTTGTCGACGTGGATTCTAGACTTCTAACTTTTTTATAATATGTTTTGTCGATCTGGTTGATTGTCCCACTGTTTTGCATCGACTAAAACCAGGTGCCATGCTAATTTAACCGCTATGGTTTTAGTCTAAAAAGAAGTTGTGTCCTACCATTTTAACCCCCGAGAGCAATGCTTTAGAGGGTTACAAGAAACGAACCAatgtgatttatttattttagtcaTACGTAATgtattttttctctttcttgtctTTTACAATTTAAACGGAGCGACTAGCGCTCGGACGTCCAGACGTGGTgtccgtttcgctgaaatttggcttatactgatgcctatgttgatttgttgtgagagaaaaatattgttcgttcgtTGAAAAGTACTGTTGAAGTAGTGCTACAGAACAGGACGACTGCTCCTGCGCTTGCGCCACGCCAGAACCACGCGCCAATGCACGCCCCATGTCCATCCCCACTCCAGAGGCAGCGTCCATCTAGACAGAGCTTCCCGCGCTTGCCGCGACGCACGCATCATGGAGACCTGCGTCCCATACCGCCCGATGTGCCGCGCCTGTGCCCATCCCGCTCCACATCCCAGCCAATCCATCATGGCATCCCATCCCGGCCGCTCTCGTATCCGCGGGCTCCATCGTCGCCACACCAGGGAGCCGCAGCAGTTGGACCACCAAGAGCGTAGGCTTCGTCCACACctacatctagatctacttttgtaatacTCAGATGAAACAATTATTGCAACATATGcttgaaacatacgaaacattcagaacatatatttgcaacatagtcATTTGCAAcctatgcaacatctagataaaacacttgtaagatacgtctgaaaacagatgaaacacttcaaACATGCTCTTGAAACTTGTGTGTATAGCCatagaaacatatgcaatatccagatctacttttgcaacatccagatgaaaacacttgcaatataagtttggaaatgaaacatttgaaacatacgcttgaaaGATATGTGTATAgctatagcaacatatgcaacatccagatgaaacacttgaaaaacatatgtatcaaacaactgaaacacttgaaaacataggcttgcaacatgtctgaaaacgactgaaatacttgaaacacaaCGTCTCTAGATGTCacggcctacctggtggggaactgcggTGGTGCATGCCTTCCCTTCCTGCCGGCGGTGCGAGGTGGAATGGCCATAGGTGCAGGCGCATCCCTCCCCTGCCTCCCCCTTGCGAGATGGGCGAGGTGGATGAGGGCGCGGACAAGAGCAAGCAACGCGCGCGGGCGGGTGAGGCGTGGGGTGCACGGACCCAATGACGCGGGCGACGTGGGTGAAGCGTGCAGAGCGTATTATTTCCGCAATTTAGGTCATACTCTACGTACGCGTACTCGTTCTGCTCCATTTTCTCTCCTTCCTACCAAGAACGGCAGTATACATCTTGGCTCTTTTTTCGTTCACTTTTTCCTAGTAAAGCAGATAAAGAAACTTTTTTGATAATTTTTTCTGTAATAAATATCTCAACAAAGCTAAGGTCAaattttattttacaaaatatgaATAATAGAATGATGCAACCTTAGATAATGGAAGGTGCTAAGTTTGCAAGTGCCTCGAATCGTTGTCACCCATGGTTAGTGAGATCACAATTCGAACGTCCAAATCAGTCCATTACTATTGATATTTATTCTACATTTATTCACATCTATCGACTTCTTTGTTAGTATCATCATCTCAACTCCTACACGGTGTGATTATGCTTCTATCCCGAGTGGCATTCTCGCTAGCTCTCACCATCCTAACTTAGACTTGTCCATACTACTCTTACTATTATGCATCTCCTACCCTTCCACATGCCATCGATGCCACCCTACTCAAGCGTCCAACACTGGAAAGCCGCACTATGCCCTAACCCTCCCTGCAATATGTGGCAATAAAATATATTTAGCCAATTCTCTTCCCAAACCTCTATATTGTTGATGTGATTTTTTTTACCATCGATTGGAAGTCCAAAACCATTTCGGCGACTAAAATACTGGACCTatgtaagggcttgtttggataccaTAGACTAAGCTTTAGTTACCTAAACTTTAGACCTAGGTATCCAAACAGATAGACTAAAAATAAACTAATTTTTAGTTTATTAGTTGATAAATGTGGACTAATATGGACTAAAAGATGTCTTTATCCACTGTACTCTCCACTTTTAGTCCTGTATTCAAATAACACTAGACCAAACATTAATCACCTAAACTTTCGATAATGCTTAGACGCGGGCGTCCATCCGTTTAGACATGTGCCTTCCCGGGCCTGCGCCGCGCTACCGGCCCAACAGGCTTGCCTGCTCACCTCTACGTCTTTCTCGTCTCTCTTTCTCAAAAAAAATATCTCCCCACTCCACCTTGCCCGTCGCGGCTTCACCACGCCGTGCGGCCACCCGCCTGCCCCACTCCACCTCGCCGCCACGGCCATCCTGCGCAACGCCACCCCACTCCACCTCATTGTCATGCCTCCCCCGCCGCGCGCACCCCCACTCCGCCTTGCCCGTCGCGGCCGCGGTGttcaccacgccaccaccaccctgACACCACCCGGAGAAGGCCGCCGGTGGCCGGAGACACCATGAcaggtgtaacacctctggtgctATGAGCTCACttagcactgagattatggcATGCGAGATAGATCTAttaatatagtgagttagttacgtaaatgcctatatgtgttgatgaaaaatcctaacgcgaagagtagaataagtagttctaaGCAGTGGCAcggaagcaatttttataaacaaaataaaatataacttgtatttagtacttgaataaaATTTGGAGCGCAAGTTTAGAAGATGATAGACAATGCTACTTCGACATTTAAATTTccacaaaaattttctaaacatcAACTCCATGTTTTTGCACCGTCAGTTGTGTCGAAATGAGCACTTGAGAGCGGTGTAGGTCGAGGTGGCGATGGGGCACTCTCGTAGAAATTGCCTAACTTCGTTAGAACGCGTTGCGGACCGTGAATTACTGCTCGGTTCATGAACCAACGCCTAGCTTGACGAACCCATCTTGGCATCCTCCTATCTTCCTCTCGGGTGGTCCTTTTGTTGTGTGGATTGCTCCATTAGATAGCTAATAAGATCAACTTTAGAGACATGGAATTAGTTGAACCTCAATCGTGATCGTTAGTAGTTTTTCGTTCGCTTTAAAACTCGTGCGTAGATGTTGTCGACCGTAATGCCATCCGCGCGCACGCGCCAGGAGGTGCTCTTGTCCGTTGCTGTTCGGTCACTACAGCGCTCGCTCTCAGCCACTCATCTCACCTACCTCACCGGTATGACTCACGCGTTATTGAGGAAGGGACCGAGCTCGATGGTTGCGGAGACGCTGCTTGCTATCCCTCCCTCCCTACTTGCATATGCCGCTTTCTCTCCCGCGCCCCACAACACCCACAATGGCCACACTGCCCGTCGCCCGATCCCCTCACGAGCGCACCCGGCACACGTGAGCCCCCACGGCCCCATGTGGATCCTGTAGCCCCACCGCGCTGCCCTCCCGAGCGCCTCCCTCGCCGCCGCTCGGCCTGCCTTGCTGGTGTCGCGGCAGCGGCCTCTACACGCCACCATGTGCGTGGCCGGCTAGCTGCAAGCACCTACGGCCACTCCGCGAGCAGCAGGCGATGCGGCCGGCCACCGCGAGGCTCATCGGTGTGTCTCTCTCCACCACCACGACCTTCCTCGGTCAGAGATCGATTGCTGCCTCCCCTGTCATGGTCACGTGTGGCCACCGTGCCGTGTCGTGCCTCGGTCCGCGCCGTGGCCAGGCTCGAGCTCGATTGTGGCCCCTGCATTGCCACAAGCTGCTCCACCTCTGCTGTCGTGGGCCGCAGCGCCCCCGTCATGGCtgcgccgccgtcgccgagcGGCTGCCCGCATGCGTGCATGGCAGGATGTCTCGGGCCACCACTGGCCATGCCACCAGCGCCCGCGAGCACGGCCGGGTCTACTGCTGCTCCTGCGCCGCTAGGCAGCCACCCCTCCAGCAAGAATCGGCCAGAGCGTGGCGTCCTCTGCTCCTTTGTgtatgagctaaagaagagagaaGGTGAGAAAATGAAATAGAGGCTTTTctagggttcccaatgcaaatcCGTGACTCATGTAAATAGTGTTACATAGTGTGTAATGTCTTGCGGGTTGATTAAGTAAAAGTTCAAGGGCCTTCGTGCAAAAGTGCCATGGCCGCCTTGCCTTGGCCGCatgggccggcttgctgggccgcCGTCTGCCCCGTCTAGGCCGCTCACGCCTGTGCCGCGTTGGGCCACGCTCGCCACGCCATGGGCCACGGCCTATGGCCACGCACGTGCCTTGCCCCCACTTGGGCCATGCGTCTGCATGGGCTACCACGGCTGCGGGCTGGCCGCGTAGCCCAGTGCCTGGAGgaaat
Coding sequences within:
- the LOC136451624 gene encoding very-long-chain (3R)-3-hydroxyacyl-CoA dehydratase PASTICCINO 2A-like isoform X2; translated protein: MLPAVQRKFAGHNMLGFFAWVPRWWLVKATTLKPRPQCLPPCNSSMAGDDGSVVRWLYLSLYNWVTFFGWLQVLYHAILALLGGGHEAVYAAVKLPLLFSQTAAIAEIPHSIIGLVRSPISATLPQVCGRILVTWYIVWSFPETQSHVLVTSLVLSWSITEVIRYSFFGLKEAFGITPFWLLWLRYSTFTVLYPIGLISEVGLIFTAMPHMKVSELKKPEAHVAQAQLLNWVTSLTYLGNNFNLQGRSFYICAGLTSLYIPGFPYLYRYMLAQRKKVLSKAKTA
- the LOC136451624 gene encoding very-long-chain (3R)-3-hydroxyacyl-CoA dehydratase PASTICCINO 2A-like isoform X1, translated to MLPAVQRKFAGHNMLGFFAWVPRWWLVKATTLKPRPQCLPPCNSSMAGDDGSVVRWLYLSLYNWVTFFGWLQVLYHAILALLGGGHEAVYAAVKLPLLFSQTAAIAEIPHSIIGLVRSPISATLPQVCGRILVTWYIVWSFPETQSHVLVTSLVLSWSITEVIRYSFFGLKEAFGITPFWLLWLRYSTFTVLYPIGLISEVGLIFTAMPHMKVSELKKPEAHVAQAQLLNWVTSLTYLGNNFNLQGRSFYICAGLTSLYIPGAPPSLSLCLHPSKVGSDMTHCCFCFFWLSGFPYLYRYMLAQRKKVLSKAKTA